A genome region from Paramisgurnus dabryanus chromosome 12, PD_genome_1.1, whole genome shotgun sequence includes the following:
- the LOC135739074 gene encoding flavin-containing monooxygenase 5-like isoform X1, whose protein sequence is MAKRVAVIGAGNAGLVSIKCCLAEGLEPVCFESSDDIGGLWRFKETHEAERTSIYRSLIVNTSKEMMCFSDFPMPDHFPNYMHNSLVVQYLRLYAEHFGLLKHIQLKTTVSSVRQRPDFSTSGQWDVVIVNRDGREEKHVFDGVLVCTGQYTQPYRPLSAFKGVDTFPEKIVHSSDYRDPDLYRGKRVVIVGIGNSGVDIAVELSRVCEKVFLSTRTGAWVIGRMSNRGHPMDLVLVKRHVDLMVRLLPQSLLNWIGEKMLNQKHDHKFYGLQPKHRFFNRRPIVSDDLPGRILMGALVMKPHLQKIQDSTVVFDDGTAEEKIDAVILCTGYNYVFPFLPTSLNSGPDGELTLYKRIFPPSLERPTLAIMGLFQSKGATLPAVELQARWATRVIAGLNHLPSNRKMHEIIEKERRANLKCYASPKEAVLQVNYIPYLDSMAKEVGVRPNIVWLLLSDPALGLRVLFGPFTPYQFRLRGPGHWSGARQAILTVWERVAKPMKTRPIPDPKSSSLLYWMGLAGGAAVIVIIMVKQKKIPLFLRINYIETALFGQK, encoded by the exons ATGGCTAAGCGTGTTGCTGTGATTGGAGCAGGCAATGCTGGGCTGGTCTCCATTAAATGTTGCTTGGCTGAAGGTCTGGAGCCGgtgtgttttgaaagcagtGATGATATCGGTGGACTCTGGAGATTTAAG GAGACACATGAGGCAGAACGCACAAGCATTTATCGTTCTCTCATAGTGAATACCTCTAAAGAGATGATGTGCTTCAGTGATTTCCCTATGCCGGATCATTTCCCGAACTACATGCACAACTCGCTGGTCGTGCAGTACTTAAGACTCTATGCTGAACACTTCGGCCTGCTCAAACATATTCAATTAAAG ACTACAGTAAGCAGTGTGAGACAGAGGCCGGATTTCTCTACCTCCGGTCAGTGGGATGTGGTGATCGTGAACAGAGATGGACGAGAGGAGAAACACGTGTTTGATGGTGTTCTAGTGTGTACAGGACAATACACACAACCTTACAGACCTCTCTCTGCCTTTAAAG GTGTTGATACATTCCCAGAAAAAATTGTCCACAGCAGTGATTATAGGGATCCTGATCTTTACCGTGGCAAGAGAGTTGTGATTGTTGGGATTGGAAATTCAGGGGTAGACATTGCTGTGGAGCTCAGCAGAGTTTGTGAGAAG GTGTTTCTGAGTACCCGTACAGGGGCGTGGGTCATAGGTCGCATGTCAAATAGAGGGCACCCTATGGATTTGGTGCTGGTTAAGCGACATGTGGATCTGATGGTTCGCCTTCTGCCTCAAAGTCTGCTGAACTGGATTGGAGAGAAAATGCTCAATCAGAAACATGACCACAAGTTTTATGGACTACAGCCTAAACACAG ATTTTTCAACCGCCGTCCCATTGTCAGCGATGACCTCCCTGGTCGCATTTTGATGGGAGCCCTGGTGATGAAACCACATCTGCAAAAAATTCAAGACTCAACAGTCGTATTCGATGATGGGACGGCTGAAGAGAAGATCGATGCTGTGATCTTGTGTACAGGATATAATTACGTATTCCCCTTCCTCCCCACCTCCCTAAACTCTGGTCCTGATGGAGAACTGACACTCTACAAAAGAATCTTTCCCCCATCTCTAGAGCGTCCGACACTGGCCATCATGGGTCTTTTCCAGTCCAAAGGAGCGACTTTGCCAGCAGTAGAACTGCAGGCACGCTGGGCCACCCGGGTCATCGCAG GGTTAAACCATCTTCCTTCAAACCGAAAAATGCATGAAATTATTGAAAAGGAACGCAGAGCAAATTTAAAATG TTATGCTAGTCCCAAGGAGGCTGTCCTTCAGGTGAATTATATTCCTTACCTAGATTCCATGGCAAAGGAAGTGGGTGTCCGGCCCAACATTGTTTGGTTACTTCTCAGTGACCCTGCTTTGGGTTTGAGGGTTCTTTTTGGTCCCTTTACGCCCTACCAGTTTCGTCTACGTGGACCAGGACATTGGAGTGGTGCTCGTCAGGCTATCCTTACGGTATGGGAGCGTGTGGCCAAACCCATGAAGACACGCCCCATTCCAGACCCTAAATCCAGCAGTTTGTTATATTGGATGGGGCTTGCAGGAGGTGCTGCAGTAATTGTGATCATTATGGTAAAACAAAAGAAGATTCCACTTTTTCTGAGAATCAATTACATTGAGACAGCCTTATTTGGACAAAAGTAA
- the LOC135739074 gene encoding flavin-containing monooxygenase 5-like isoform X2, giving the protein MAKRVAVIGAGNAGLVSIKCCLAEGLEPVCFESSDDIGGLWRFKETHEAERTSIYRSLIVNTSKEMMCFSDFPMPDHFPNYMHNSLVVQYLRLYAEHFGLLKHIQLKTTVSSVRQRPDFSTSGQWDVVIVNRDGREEKHVFDGVLVCTGQYTQPYRPLSAFKGVDTFPEKIVHSSDYRDPDLYRGKRVVIVGIGNSGVDIAVELSRVCEKVFLSTRTGAWVIGRMSNRGHPMDLVLVKRHVDLMVRLLPQSLLNWIGEKMLNQKHDHKFYGLQPKHR; this is encoded by the exons ATGGCTAAGCGTGTTGCTGTGATTGGAGCAGGCAATGCTGGGCTGGTCTCCATTAAATGTTGCTTGGCTGAAGGTCTGGAGCCGgtgtgttttgaaagcagtGATGATATCGGTGGACTCTGGAGATTTAAG GAGACACATGAGGCAGAACGCACAAGCATTTATCGTTCTCTCATAGTGAATACCTCTAAAGAGATGATGTGCTTCAGTGATTTCCCTATGCCGGATCATTTCCCGAACTACATGCACAACTCGCTGGTCGTGCAGTACTTAAGACTCTATGCTGAACACTTCGGCCTGCTCAAACATATTCAATTAAAG ACTACAGTAAGCAGTGTGAGACAGAGGCCGGATTTCTCTACCTCCGGTCAGTGGGATGTGGTGATCGTGAACAGAGATGGACGAGAGGAGAAACACGTGTTTGATGGTGTTCTAGTGTGTACAGGACAATACACACAACCTTACAGACCTCTCTCTGCCTTTAAAG GTGTTGATACATTCCCAGAAAAAATTGTCCACAGCAGTGATTATAGGGATCCTGATCTTTACCGTGGCAAGAGAGTTGTGATTGTTGGGATTGGAAATTCAGGGGTAGACATTGCTGTGGAGCTCAGCAGAGTTTGTGAGAAG GTGTTTCTGAGTACCCGTACAGGGGCGTGGGTCATAGGTCGCATGTCAAATAGAGGGCACCCTATGGATTTGGTGCTGGTTAAGCGACATGTGGATCTGATGGTTCGCCTTCTGCCTCAAAGTCTGCTGAACTGGATTGGAGAGAAAATGCTCAATCAGAAACATGACCACAAGTTTTATGGACTACAGCCTAAACACAGGTGA
- the LOC135739069 gene encoding uncharacterized protein — protein sequence MITGIFFFCFSRIRKSSDVEEPGEGQELPSLEPPPAVVAIIASAAQVEEALIEYAVQTSVEICPDEKAMTEEDIVERESSSSDHELSPGNGSPTKGKSSDVEEPGEGQEPPSLEPPPAAVATIAAAAQVEEAFGGCASPPPALQSLEETCPDEKAMTEEDIVERESSSSDHELSPGNGSPTKGKSSDVEEPGEGQEPPSLEPPPAAVATIAAAAQVEEAFGGCASPPPALQSLEETCPDEKAMKEEDIVERESSFSDHELSPGNGSPTKGKSSDVQDPGEGQEPPSLEPPPAAVAMIAAAAQMEEAHGGCASPPSVVQTSVETCPDEKAMIEEDIVERESSSSDHELSPGNGSLTKGKSSAVKNPGEGQEPPSLEPPPAAVATIAAAAQVEEALGGCASPPPAVQTSVETCPDEKAMTEEDIVERESSSSDHELSPGNGSPTKGKSTDVEKPGEGQEPSSLMPPSAPPNAAFPTKNDLWYTVPLCTTDKKDVASDLYHHKREDIMGTKTSLSERAETLVFDLVRVSGCGSVSAEFQFKVGLTLVRFAETSRLACRLARETMERWIIRLQREGQSGRKLKDLSRFIKRFPSVFESPSDLDQEDFPMEDLSSDEENEDHPLPVPVVAPVPEEPQVVALPSPAPMSAPVFEEPRVVSLPSPMSAQQNNGAVFEDMEEDDTSVPQSSPPHALPVRQAAPLLPSPRKRRAAPTPLQLVEEQDVEVNPKRAILAGCGSENQCSPPHAPPVGQAIVLAPPPLRVSRKRSAPFSQLQLVEEQDVEVNPKRAILAGCGSENQCSPPHARPVGQAIVLAPPPLRVSRKRSAPFSQGVEVSPKRARLAGCGSENQCSPPQASPVGQAIVLAAPPLRVSRKRSAPFSQDVEVSPKKARLAGCGIENHMHVQQGPPPGSVQIF from the exons ATGATTacgggaattttttttttttgtttctctcGTATCAGGAAATCCTCTGATGTCGAGGAGCCAGGAGAGGGCCAGGAGCTGCCATCCCTGGAGCCGCCACCAGCTGTAGTCGCTATCATTGCTTCTGCTGCACAGGTGGAGGAGGCTCTCATTGAGTATGCGGTGCAGACATCAGTCGAGATTT GCCCAGATGAGAAAGCCATGACAGAGGAAGACATTGTGGAGAGGGAGTCGTCTTCCTCTGATCACGAGCTGTCTCCAGGCAATGGCTCTCCAACTAAAGG GAAATCCTCTGATGTGGAGGAGCCAGGAGAGGGCCAGGAGCCGCCATCCCTGGAGCCGCCACCAGCTGCAGTCGCTACCATTGCTGCTGCTGCACAGGTGGAGGAGGCGTTCGGTGGGTGTGCATCACCTCCTCCTGCACTGCAGTCATTAGAGGAGACTT GCCCAGATGAGAAAGCCATGACAGAGGAAGACATTGTGGAGAGGGAGTCGTCTTCCTCTGATCACGAGCTGTCTCCAGGCAATGGCTCTCCAACTAAAGG GAAATCCTCTGATGTGGAGGAGCCAGGAGAGGGCCAGGAGCCGCCATCCCTGGAGCCGCCACCAGCTGCAGTCGCTACCATTGCTGCTGCTGCACAGGTGGAGGAGGCGTTCGGTGGGTGTGCATCACCTCCTCCTGCACTGCAGTCATTAGAGGAGACTT GCCCAGATGAGAAAGCCATGAAAGAGGAAGACATTGTGGAGAGGGAGTCGTCTTTCTCTGATCACGAGCTGTCTCCAGGCAATGGCTCCCCGACTAAAGG GAAATCCTCTGATGTGCAGGACCCAGGAGAGGGCCAGGAGCCGCCATCTTTGGAGCCGCCACCAGCTGCAGTCGCTATGATTGCTGCTGCTGCACAGATGGAGGAAGCGCACGGTGGGTGTGCATCACCTCCTTCTGTGGTGCAGACATCAGTTGAAACTT GCCCAGATGAGAAAGCCATGATAGAGGAAGACATTGTGGAGAGGGAGTCGTCTTCCTCTGATCATGAGCTGTCTCCAGGCAATGGCTCCCTGACTAAAGG GAAATCCTCTGCTGTGAAGAACCCAGGAGAGGGCCAGGAGCCGCCATCGCTGGAGCCGCCACCAGCTGCAGTCGCTACCATTGCTGCTGCTGCACAGGTGGAGGAGGCGCTCGGTGGGTGTGCATCACCTCCTCCTGCGGTGCAGACATCAGTGGAGACTT GCCCAGATGAGAAAGCCATGACGGAGGAAGACATTGTGGAGAGGGAGTCGTCTTCCTCTGATCACGAGCTGTCTCCAGGCAATGGCTCCCCGACTAAAGG GAAATCTACTGATGTGGAGAAACCAGGAGAGGGCCAGGAGCCATCATCTCTGATGCCACCATCAGCTCCTCCGAACG CAGCTTTTCCTACTAAGAATGATCTCTGGTACACAGTTCCACTTTGTACCACAGATAAAAAGGATGTGGCCTCGGATCTCTATCATCACAAAAGG GAGGATATCATGGGGACAAAGACTAGTCTCTCTGAAAGGGCGGAGACTTTAGTTTTCGATTTAGTTCGTGTGTCTGGTTGCGGAAGTGTGTCTGCGGAATTCCA ATTTAAGGTAGGGCTTACCCTGGTTAGGTTTGCCGAAACCTCACGGTTGGCTTGCAGACTGGCAAGGGAGACGATGGAAAGGTGGATTATTCGGCTCCAAAGAGAAGGGCAGTCGGGTCGGAAGCTAAAGGACCTCTCCAGGTTTATCAAAAG GTTTCCCTCCGTATTTGAGAGTCCATCTGATTTAGATCAAGAGGACTTTCCGATGGAGGACCTCTCTTCGGATGAAGAGAATGAGGACCACCCCTTACCTGTTCCTGTGGTTGCTCCGGTCCCTGAGGAACCTCAGGTTGTGGCCCTCCCCTCACCTGCTCCTATGTCTGCTCCAGTCTTTGAGGAGCCTCGAGTTGTGTCCCTCCCCTCACCAATGTCTGCCCAG caAAATAATGGAGCTGTTTTTGAGGATATGGAAGAGGATGACACCTCTGTACCTCA ATCTTCACCTCCTCACGCTTTGCCTGTCCGGCAGGCGGCTCCACTCCTGCCTTCCCCTAGGAAGCGCCGAGCTGCCCCCACACCA CTTCAATTAGTGGAAGAGCAGGATGTGGAGGTTAACCCAAAGAGGGCCATACTGGCAGGATGTGGGAGTGAGAATCA ATGTTCACCTCCTCATGCTCCGCCTGTCGGGCAGGCAATTGTTCTGGCACCTCCACCCCTGCGTGTCTCAAGGAAGCGCTCTGCTCCTTTCTCGCAG CTTCAATTAGTGGAAGAGCAGGATGTGGAGGTTAACCCAAAGAGGGCCATACTGGCAGGATGTGGGAGTGAGAATCA ATGTTCACCTCCTCATGCTCGGCCTGTCGGGCAGGCAATTGTTCTGGCACCTCCACCCCTGCGTGTCTCGAGGAAGCGCTCTGCTCCTTTCTCGCAG GGTGTGGAGGTTAGCCCAAAGAGGGCCAGACTGGCAGGATGCGGGAGTGAGAATCA ATGTTCACCTCCTCAAGCCTCGCCTGTTGGGCAGGCAATTGTTCTGGCAGCTCCACCCCTGCGTGTCTCAAGGAAGCGCTCTGCTCCTTTCTCGCAG GATGTGGAGGTTAGCCCAAAGAAAGCCAGACTGGCAGGATGCGGGATTGAGAATCA TATGCATGTCCAGCAGGGACCTCCTCCTGGGTCAGttcaaatattttga